The genomic region TAGGCTTTGTCTCGGTCGTAGTTGCTTCGATTCATGTTCGAGAACATACACGGCACGGAAACCGCGGTGGCTGTTCCGCACGACTGAACATCAGAGAAAAATATCGGGTTGTAAGGCTTAGTGTGAGCGTTGGTTTCTCTCTCATAGCCATAATACTGGTAGTTATACACGCGAGCAGTCTCGCCAAGTACAAACACCAATAAGGTCGGCTTGCTTGCCGTTTTCGCTTGTGGTTTGAGTTGAGCATCTAAGCCCAGTTCTTGATATGGGATGGGTTGTTTGATGTAGGTGTTATTGATGTATTTCACCGTTGATGCCACATACTCGGTCGGAATGATCATCTTTTTGATGTGCGAGTTATTGCGGCCAAACGATACGTAATCTTTGTAGAAAAGCCCGGCAATAATCGCAATGACGATCAAAGAAGAAAGTAAGCCAATCGATTTCCAGACAAAGAAATCCTTCCAAGACTCTTTATCAAGTTTGGTAAATAACAGGATGAATGACGGAATACCACCCATAGCAAGTAGCCATAAGATCGAGTGACCACTGATATAGCTTGCTGCTTCACCGCTATTGGTCTCAAACACATTCTCTATCATGCCGTAGTCGACGAATATACCGTAATTAAACATGCTGTAACTGACTAAGGTTGACGTGATCAGCAATAAGATGAAAAACGGCTTAGAGAAGATAGGCCAGTTGAAAACTTGGAAGATGAAATTAAAGGCAGCAAGGAAAAAGATAGGAATGGAGATAAGAAAGGCAATGCTTTCAGACTTCGATGCTTGAACAATACTAAACAGTTCTTGGGAGAGCGGTAGGTTGATGACAAGCAGGTAATACACGGCCAACACAAAAGGCAGCTTGTTTATCGACATGTTTAAGTTTGGTAGATTCATAGGTCTTGTTTTCCCGCGTCTCTTATCCCTTCATTTTAGCCTCGCTACCAAGAAAGCTCTAATATTAACGTATACAGTTCAAATAGATGATGGTGAGCGATAAACCGGCTAAAGTGAAATGACGCGATAGGGTGTGTATAAACAAAAAATTCACTTTACTGAGTGACCTTCATGACAAGGTGGAACAGCAAAGTGAATTAGTATGTTCAGCTTATTCTACATGGTTCAATCACATTAGAAGTTGTATGAACCACCGAAGCTAATGCTGTTGAATGCCAGTGTGTTATCGCTTTTATACGAACCGAAGTCGTTCTCTACGCTGACAGCATCTGCTTGCGAGATTAGGCGTAGTGTTAGGTGTTCGATTGGCGTGTATTCAACACCAACACCAAAGTGGAAACCGGTACCGCTATCGTCATCATACATAGCAGCACTATTCGCATGTAGATCAACAGAGCTTAAACCAGCCAATACGAATGGGCGGATTGTATTGTCGAATGTGTAACCTAGGTTTGCTGATACAGAAATAGACGTCGGCGACAGCTTTTGGCCAGCATTTTTGTAGTCTGCGTAATCCGTGTAACCTAGCTCTACACCAACGATACGGTTGAACTGGTAACCGCCGTACAGGTTGTAGCCCATGCCATCTGAATCTAGGCTAGGAGCACCATCCGTATCTGAGTCTTGATAGATGCTAAGTCCGCCACCAATGTAAGCGCCGCCGTCAGTACCTGCTGCTAATGCTGGAAGAGAAACCGCGCTGATTAAGCCCAGTGCTAATGCTGATTTCGCTAATTTGTTCATCGTTCTTACTCACTCTTTAATGTCATGCCGGTATCAATTTTTGTTTTGCGGTCTTTCGACCGTTGGTGAGTATTATTCCGTAGTCTTATACCTATTACTGTATGGCTTTGTAAGCTAAATCGTTACATAGTAGAAAACGTACCCATCAGATTGCGTAGTGAGTTAGGCTGCCAAAAACAAGGAATACACATGCTAATGAGGCAAAAGACAGGCTTGGTGGTTGTGGACGTTCAGGGCAAGCTTGCACGCCTTGTTGATGAGAGCGAGGTTCTGATTACTAACTGTGAAAGGTTGATCGAAGGCGCACAGGTATTGGGTCTACCAACGATTAGTTTGGAGCAGAACCCAGAGAAGTTGGGGCCGACAGTTAGCGAACTAAATGGCTTATTGAACGATATTAAGCCGATACCTAAATTCACGTTCAACGCGTGCGACGAACCTAAATTTGTTGAGGCGGTGCAACAAGCTAAGGATGTAGAGACTTGGTTAGTGTGTGGCATTGAGGCTCATATTTGTGTCTATCAAACCGCAATGGGGCTGTTGGACCTTGGCTATAAGGTTGAAGTCGTTAGCGACTGTATTAGTTCTAGAACGGTGCTCAACAAGGACCTGGCTATTTGCCGAATGCGGGAAGCAGGCGTCCAAATCACAGGGCTGGAAATGAGTTTATACGAACTAGTGAAAGATTGCCGCGAACCAGAATTCAAGTCCATTCTATCTTTGATTCGTTAACTTTCCCCTATGAAGAGGTCTATTTGAATAATCTAATCGTATTTACCGGTGGGCCGGGATCTGGCAAAACCTCGGTCATCGACGCGTTGAAAAATCAGGGTTATCGTTGTGCACCAGAAGTCGGCCGTAAAGTGATTCAACAACAAGTCGAGCAACAAGGGAGTGCTTTGCCTTGGTCAGATAAAGTGGCCTTTCGTGATGAGATGGTGCGAGAAGAATTAGCCAATTATCAGGCGTTTCAGGCGAGTAACCTGCCCGTTTTCTTTGATAGATGCATTGTCGATTCATACGGCTACAGCCTGTTAGAAGCACTGCCTATTCCAGATTCCTTGTTAGATCTCTGCAATGAACTTGAATACAGCACCACGGTGTTTATTTTCCCACCTTGGGAGGCGATTTTCGTCAATGACCAAGAGCGTAAACAGGATTTTGAAGAGGCTGTCGTTACCCATGAAAAGATGGTGGAAGCTTATACCCGATTTGGTTATCAGCTGGTGGAAGTGCCGAAGAGCTCTGTTGAAGAACGAGTTGAGTTCATTTTAAATTCCATTAACTCAGATGAGTGATTTCAGGAAACATCCAAACTAAAAAAGCCCAACAGTATCAACTCGATTGAGTGATTAATGCGGGGCTTTTCTATCTAGATTCAATTTTTACTGACCTGTGGGAAGCTTAGTCTCGGTAACGTTTAATCACCGAGAGGTTGTCGGTCGCCGCCACCTCGGTAGGAGTCTAAAGCAACCTTCAAGCGGCGTAGTTTGTCGCGAGATCGATTCTTATGATTGACTGCTATCCCCATAGAAAGCACATCCACTAAGGCTAACATTGCGTAGCGAGACGCCGACGGTTTGTAGATGAAGTCTGTTTCCATATGCTTGATAGGTAACAATATGTCGGCAATCTTTGCCAGCGGTGTATCTTGTGGGGTAATTGCAATGATCTTAAGGCCATACTGCTTGGCCAGTTCTGCCGTTTCAGTGATTACTGGCGTAAAACCGGTTGCTGAGATCATCACCATCACATCATTGGCATCTGCTGTAGCGGCAACCATACGTGACATCAATCCATCGTTATAAGAGACCACCGGGTAGCCCAGTCGGAACAGTCGATGTTGCAGCTCTTGAGAAGCGATGGTCGAGCCACCACCCATGCCGATAGCAATGATCTGTCTGGCGTTATGCAGCCAGCTGACAGCGGTTTCAACGTCTTGCTCTTTGAACAAGGTGCGGTTGATGTCTAGGCTCTGCTTGATCGATTCGTAGATACCTTGATAACCCGTTTGGTCAACAGGTTCGAGAATAAAACGCTGGCCGACTGTCAGTGTTTGAGCAAGCTTTATCTTCATATCACGTACGTTGCTGCAGCCGATAGCCTTAGCAAAACGCGTAATGGTGGCTTCACTCACTTGAGCACTTTCAGCAAGCTCTGTGATGCTGGCATTGGCAGCAAAATCAATGTCGTCCATGATCAGCTTAGCCACTTTCTTCTCTGCATCACGAAGAGCGGGAAAACGCTCTGTTATCTGTGAAATGATATCTACTTCTAAACTCAAGAATCCTGATCCTT from Vibrio gigantis harbors:
- a CDS encoding phosphoethanolamine transferase is translated as MNLPNLNMSINKLPFVLAVYYLLVINLPLSQELFSIVQASKSESIAFLISIPIFFLAAFNFIFQVFNWPIFSKPFFILLLITSTLVSYSMFNYGIFVDYGMIENVFETNSGEAASYISGHSILWLLAMGGIPSFILLFTKLDKESWKDFFVWKSIGLLSSLIVIAIIAGLFYKDYVSFGRNNSHIKKMIIPTEYVASTVKYINNTYIKQPIPYQELGLDAQLKPQAKTASKPTLLVFVLGETARVYNYQYYGYERETNAHTKPYNPIFFSDVQSCGTATAVSVPCMFSNMNRSNYDRDKAYNQDNVVDIMNRAGIHSIWREHDGGDKAVAHKIKELTLVAKDSDPLCNKDVCYDTAMLENFEQDTQDLKQDSIIFYHISGSHGPTYFERYPDEHKKFTPDCARADIENCTKAEVVNTYDNTILYTDFFLSEAIQKLEKLTDKYNVALMYISDHGESLGENGVYLHGMPYSLAPKEQTHVPMIMWMSDGFAEQKGINQTCLRKAGKEQSFSQDNLFDSLLGLMDVQTKEYRENQDIFASCR
- a CDS encoding porin family protein, producing MNKLAKSALALGLISAVSLPALAAGTDGGAYIGGGLSIYQDSDTDGAPSLDSDGMGYNLYGGYQFNRIVGVELGYTDYADYKNAGQKLSPTSISVSANLGYTFDNTIRPFVLAGLSSVDLHANSAAMYDDDSGTGFHFGVGVEYTPIEHLTLRLISQADAVSVENDFGSYKSDNTLAFNSISFGGSYNF
- a CDS encoding hydrolase is translated as MLMRQKTGLVVVDVQGKLARLVDESEVLITNCERLIEGAQVLGLPTISLEQNPEKLGPTVSELNGLLNDIKPIPKFTFNACDEPKFVEAVQQAKDVETWLVCGIEAHICVYQTAMGLLDLGYKVEVVSDCISSRTVLNKDLAICRMREAGVQITGLEMSLYELVKDCREPEFKSILSLIR
- a CDS encoding AAA family ATPase, with the protein product MNNLIVFTGGPGSGKTSVIDALKNQGYRCAPEVGRKVIQQQVEQQGSALPWSDKVAFRDEMVREELANYQAFQASNLPVFFDRCIVDSYGYSLLEALPIPDSLLDLCNELEYSTTVFIFPPWEAIFVNDQERKQDFEEAVVTHEKMVEAYTRFGYQLVEVPKSSVEERVEFILNSINSDE
- a CDS encoding MurR/RpiR family transcriptional regulator, giving the protein MSLEVDIISQITERFPALRDAEKKVAKLIMDDIDFAANASITELAESAQVSEATITRFAKAIGCSNVRDMKIKLAQTLTVGQRFILEPVDQTGYQGIYESIKQSLDINRTLFKEQDVETAVSWLHNARQIIAIGMGGGSTIASQELQHRLFRLGYPVVSYNDGLMSRMVAATADANDVMVMISATGFTPVITETAELAKQYGLKIIAITPQDTPLAKIADILLPIKHMETDFIYKPSASRYAMLALVDVLSMGIAVNHKNRSRDKLRRLKVALDSYRGGGDRQPLGD